The Lolium perenne isolate Kyuss_39 chromosome 6, Kyuss_2.0, whole genome shotgun sequence genome segment CTAGAACTCCACATGTCCATGTGTTCACTCAGGATAACAGAGGTCTAAGTCACGTTACAATCATGTGGTTGAAGGTCATGTGTAAACCAACTCTAGTGCTCATATTAGAATGTATCATTTCGTTTGAGGTATAATAGGATGATAGAAATTATAGATCGAAATGTTTTCGTGGTAACCTGAAGGGCATCAGAGaccacaattttttccttcctaTGAACGTAGCTGCTCACACTGTTTGACCTGCTGGAAACATCAGTTCTTTTGCTTTGACACGTCTGCAACTTCTGTAATTCTTGAAGTTACTTTACGAGATACTTTCAGAATATTTACTGCTAAGTTTTCTCACAAAAAGTGAGAATAAATGTTAAACAAGAAATAATGTTGGTTTAGCTTGGGAGTATATATTTTTATAAGCTTAGACTATTCGTCTTTCTGTAATTACAGGCCATTGATGATGACTGCAACCAAACAGGGCAAATGCTAGCTGCACTGCTTAACTGGCCGCAGGGAACCTTTGCCTCAAAGGTTTGTTATTTCTAATTTTCAATAGAACTTTTTCACCTGATATGATAAGTAACAGATTTTTTGTCATTACACATGGTCCTTTCAGTTTTCACTATTATATGGTTAACGCCAAATCTTGTTATACTTCGAAATAAGAAAAGCAACTGTGGTCAGCTTCTATTCCAATTTTAATAACTAGTTGGCATTTGTTAATAACTAATTTGCATTAGATTCTAGAAATGAGATACTTGTAAGGAGTAATGAGAACTTATAGTTGGCACAGTCAAGTTCTTATTTGACCACACTTTCCTAGAAGCATTTATTTTCATTTCTCGGCCAGCATCTGGTTTCCTGTTTCTTGATCAAACAAAGGTGAAGCCACAGTGGATGCAAAAACTGAGGATATTGTTCTCTTAAAATAGCAAAAGAAAAATCATTTAATGATCTATTTTAATGTGTAGACTTGCTGTTCTGAAATGTTCAATGTTAGATTTTTAGAACAGTTGTTCTCATGATTTTGTTCACCGCAAAATTGTAGTTGAAGATGGTGTTTAACTTTGCCAGGTGATAATTGACAAGGATAAACAAAAGGCTACTGTTGAGAGAGAGGTTGATGGTGGAACTGAAACCATCTGCTTGGATTTACCAGCAGTGATCACGTATGTTCAGTAACACGTCTCCGTTTCTTATTTCCAATAGATTGCTCATAGGCCATAGAAGCAGAGTAGTCCTCAAGGTTCTTTCTATGAACAAAATGTTCAGTTCTTATGCTCATGGTTAGCGCTCACAAGCTATGGTTTGACTCCCATTTCCTTGACTCCGTATGAAGTATACCTTCCATGGTTTATGTTTTGCAGTACTGACCTGAGACTGAACCAGCCCCGGTATGCGACGCTGCCAAACATAATGAAGGCCAAGTCGAAGGTGATTAAGAAGGTCACCCCCGCTGAGCTGAACGTAGATATTAGATCGGACATGGAGGTGGTCCAGGTAGATGAACCACCGAAGAGGAAAGCCGGAGTGATCCTCTCATCAGTCGATGAGCTCCTCGACAAACTGAAAAATGAAGCCCATGTCTTGTAAACTGGTCCACTCATGTACATTCAAATAAAGTGTAATTCCAAATCATTGTATCTGATTTGCAAATGAAATAAGGGTGATTTCCCAGATCAATGGAGATGCTAATTCATGTGTCCAGCCGCTGCTTCTAAATGTTGACCTGTTGCTGAATTTGTTCGTACGAAACTGATCTGTCTATTTTTTTTCTGGTGGAACCTGATCTGGAAATGTGACCTGGCCTTAGGCTTTAACCATATTTGGGCCGGGCTGTGTTTACTTTATTTATGCGCTGGGCCGTGAAAAAGCTAATAGACTGTCATGAAATTAACAGGCCTTGGTAAAAGAAAATTGACTAACATGCTTGCATTTAGGGGTGCTTCTATAGGCCCTTACATATAAATATTTTTGTAAATTTATATATTTTCTAAATTGGAacgaatttcaaatttgaattttttttaaacCTGCATATTTTCAAATTGAATATTTTCTAATCTaccaaggaaaaatagaaaataaaaagaacaaaAGAAATAGGATCGAAAAAACCTCCACATAGGCTAACAAGCCCGGCGGGCAGAACGCGCCGACCTAGTCAGCATATAGAATCCGCGTGGATTTACAACCAAGCAAATTTATGGATTAAAATCATGTTCAACGAGATTCTCCTATGAACACCTGTATTTGCAGCCAACCAACCTTATGGATTAACATTATATATCCATTAAAGCAAAATAACTGAATTATAAAAATCAATTAATGTCTTATACCTTGTATCTTGTATGAGACGAGCCATGTTACACATACCACATGTGTGaacatcaaaaataaaaatattcgTGGACGTTTTAAGTCTCCAGGATTATGATTGGCAAGCTTTAGGTTTAGAGAAAAGCTTCGTCGCCACCTATGGTTAGTGGTCGGGTAAGTTTGAGGAAAAAGGAAGAGGACAGTGAACATGAAGGCGGGGCAAATGTTGTGCTCTACTCGTCGCACACCACAAACCACACACACTCACGATAAAACGGAAATTTATAGACGTCTTTGCATATTTCATTATTAATTTAGTTTATATCAAGTATTAATGTATCTAGACGCGTTTTAGCGTGTAGTTTCATTCATTTTGATATGATTCTAATTTAGTTTAAAATATTTATAAAAATATCTTTAATTAATGATATTGAATGTTTTCTAGAGCATGCTGTTAGTATGAGTACCAATTGTATTCAACTTGACTTAGTCAAAAGGAACTGTATTTGACTTGCGAAAAATACTAGAAGCACGCAACCGTCTCCCCCGGATCTGGCTGCCCATTCTCTGCCTCGAGTCCTCCCCTAGTCGCCTCCCCGTCTGCCGGCGACCAAACCCTACCAGATCGCCGCGCACCTCCGCCGGCCATGGAGAGCTGGGCGAGCTGGTTCGGATCCGGCGTCACCTCCGCCTTCTTCGCCTCGCTCGAGCGCTGCTCCTGCATCAACCTCtccaccgacgacgacgacgacgacctcgACGGCGAGGCCCACGACCGCGCCCTCATCCTCGCCGCCGACTCCGCGCCCTCCGACGCCGCCGCCCACAAGGAGACGGACGGCGGCAAGGAGCCGCCCCTCCCGCCCGTAtgaccgcctccgcctcctccccCCGCTCGCTCCCTTGCGTACGACTTACTCCTCCCCCTCTCTGAGGCGTCCTGTGCTGCTGTTGATCTGATGAACTGCTCTATGCGTGTATGTTGTTCGGGTGAATATTATGCTACCGTGTACTAGTAATCTCTTAGTGAATTTAATTTCTGTTCAATGGACAAATTCGGGTGGTGCACATAGGGTCTGTCTGTCTGTCTACTTGTTCATGCCATGAATCATAGTCTGCTACGTTTTCACTATATATGATGAAAATGGCCATGACTGTAAAAATACTTCCGAATGCTTTCTTCTATTACGACGCTTAATTGTCGAATTGCGCAATGGCTTGTCGACAGTTACTACGTATGCAAACGGGTTCAGGTTACATGATGCCCTGAATCGATGATTCAGTATTACGTGCATTCCTTGGATGAATTACATACATGGTGGAGATGCCGCTATTCTGTTTTCAGCCGAGGaatccgcctggtattttcccaCTATCAAGGGCTCCCTGCGTATGGTCACATGATTTTAGTAGGTGATATCAGGTAATTCAGGTGGAACTACTGCTAGTGCCAGTTACTCTCGGCCCTCTTGCAATGAACAGATCCAGGTGCAATCATATGACGAATCACCTTTTTTCTTATAGCCTGTTAATTTGTGCAATATGACTTGCCTGCTTGTTCATGCATGCCACGAATCAGGCATGATAGGTCGCCAATGAAAATGGGCAAAGATTATGTGCAATGCTTGCAAATGGTTTCTTTGCTTCTGTCAAGTCTTAACGCCAACATTTGCTAACAAAATGGCCCACCCAAAGCAATCACATCCAATGTGTTTGGGCACCTTTTTTTTTATCCGTGGATGATCTGTGTGCATTCCTCTATATAGTAGGTAGGCAATATCAAGTTGACACAGGTACTTGGTGAAATATTagtgctcctttgattcatagataGGAAAAACATAGAAATATATAGGATTGGGATGCCATTCTTGAATTATATGAGAAGATCAAGTGTGTTCGACTGTAGCAGAtcaatttttcatgaggtatgacatAATGTTTTTACTGTATAGGATATACACTACAAGATTTCTATAGGATTAGTTTATATAGGATGTGTTTCTGTGAATCAAACAACTTATGTAGGAAATTTTTCCTTAGGATCAAAGTCCTACACAATTTTTATACAAATCATATGATTCAAAGCATTGACAGAATCCTAACTGCTTACAGAATAACTTGCCGAAATCAATGCAATTAAACATCTTCGTGTCCGCACTTAATCCTCTTTCATATTAGCTGTTCACCTTCTTTGCAAACTTTGCATCCCTCTCGCAATTAAATTAGACAAAATATGCATCCTGTCATGTCATCCATGTTACCGATTCCATATGCAGAAACATCGCATGTAAAATACTCTGCAGTATCTGGATACACAATTTTCCTTGCAGATATCTATTCATAGAAGCAAAGGCCTGTTGGCAAAACGATGAATCATTATGAATATTATCGTTGGGTACAAATAATTGAAATGATTTGGTCTGTCAGATGCGAACAGTACTAAACAACATTCAATCTCTACAATAAGTTAAACAGAGCAACATCATGGGACAGAGAAAGAAGTGGTGTGCCACATCGAAGTTATATTTATGTAACATGTCTTATGCAGACGTTTCGTTTTTATACAAGTGTATATACGAACACTATGACTGAAGGGACCAAAGAGAGCTGAGTGGAGGACATCTGAGGATCAGTCAGATGAGAATTGCGCAGCGGTACAACACTACTAGTAATAAAGACATTGAACAGACATAATAATGGACAGTGAATCGAAGATCTACTAGTAAAGAAATCCCGCTTGTTCCTTGGAAGGCATGTTTGATGCAACTCCGGCCCGTTCCAAAAATTTAGGCAACAAGCATGACTCTCCCGATATTTTCTTGCCAATTAAGAGTGCGACCGATCTATATGGTCGTCGTTTCACAAAAAAACATACCATAACATGCCAATCTGTCTATCTACATAAGCACGCACGGCCAGACGATCCCAAGCAACAAATTAAAGAGGACacaaatgtaacatcccaaaaatttcaaaacaaagaaaatgaatttccctttttccaaattttggaaccaacaaaaacttttcttaaattaaGTTTGCTACCTAGTGATCATGCTTAGATGTTGtgatattgccatgattgtttgttgtagtattttgaaatgacctaaaaccctaaaccctatccttttcaccatccaagttaaaacaaaataaaaagaaattaaataagaaaagggcctatgtgcctatggctatttttttgaaaaactttaccctaggcttttctaccttgtttagagaattggaaaaccttcataaaccttaccaagtgcttatcaaaccaaatccaagttgaaaccaaagattttaaaaagaaaataaaaatgcagagaggcatatgagagcaaatagcAATTTTACCCAAATCTTGTCCTATGCCCTCCTACCTTGCCCAAATGGTGGGAAACCTTCTCTGAACTTAATctcacactaaattgaccctaacccatgcccaagtaaatcaagggaaacaaaatagaagattaagaaaaattgGCATATCACTtcttatgtgtttatggccatttttgcaaatctttgagctagaccttttggaatggtttcaatggtttggaaatgttcctaaactaataagaatcacttttaagtcaagaaaaatcaaattaaATAGAGAGAATTAAAATAGTGAGAAAATGgaaatctcactcacatacacatttagccaaatatgcaaatctttaaccaaggcctcatttgcttgtgccattgcttgtgaaacCCTTAGATATCAATAACACACACTTTTGcgtcaaagaaacccaattcaaatcaaaggaaaaatcaaattccactaacatgtgataatggtcactttgtcACTTTTTAACATCatacccactttgcacccctggtttggaagTTTCTTAAACcacacttggccaactctttccacctcatccaagaccatgtcaagatgaACATTTTTGGTGTTGACCCTCATAGTTGACTCTGCCTAGTTTGACTAATATAAATGAGACAAGTAGCAACTATGAAACAAAAACAAGATCTTACCcattttgacattttgcaaatcAACTCAATTTTGAGCACCACCACCACAACTATACTTCAAATATTATCTGATaacactccaccaaaaatctctgaaaaatttgaatattttcttcttgcggccatttcatcgagcacttggCAGGCATCAAATCAGATTGGACACACACCTCTTTATACAGCAGGTTTTAGCCTAAACCACTTTGGTACTGAGATGATGAGTGCTCCTCTGTGTCTCCTGCATCAAGCCCTGTACCTGCCTTGGTGATTAAAGCCTGTAGAAAGCCAAAACacacccatgccggccatgagaGACACCACCATGCCACCCTACCTCATCACCTCTCTCTGGTCCACTCAACCATGTCAACTAGCCTCCCCTCTCTCTGCTGAGCACGCTAGACATCGTTCCAGGTCAAATGGAAGACACCAAAGCCCTGGACGCATCGTGATCACCACGTCCAgtgcacgccagagcgtgcactggcatgCCACGGCACCCTACTGGACACCGCCTCGCCTGGTCGCGTCTGTCCTTCCCTCCCTCTCTCCTTGCGCACGCGTGATCACCTCGACGCCAGCTACATCCTAGACACGCTCCAGAGCCCGCgcgtgcaccgtcgccgtcgccatgatcaaagtctgccgcgcccgtactgcgAGGACGACGACCTCTCCAGCACACTCCCGTCCCCCATTCGCTGCGCCAGCACGCTCCCTAGGACCGCCATGATGTCGCCAACCTCACGCgcccctcgccttgccccttcgcgcctcagagacgccgcgccatggtcgacctcgcccgcaccccacggccacctctcgatcctataaaaggaggccacccCGCGATGAATTTCTCACACCAAACTTTctcccctccttctccttgatctcCTCGACCCACTTCCCCTCTCCAATTTACACCGTAGCTCGTCAATtgatcgccggagtccgccggagcaggagaagaaggaGTCATCGAATTCGTCTACCCCCGACGCTGCCGCGACCACCATTGGCTTCCCCATCGTCCGCAACATCACCCTGCTTCGTCGCCGTTGatcgccggagccccagctcgccgccgaccccctacctccgccgtgcccgcgtctgcttctcgtcgatgacgacgacgacgctcgaCCGTCGATCGTCATTCTAATCGCGCGGCCCACGATCAAAGGTACCGTTTCGGCTATTAACAGTCGCTGACGAGTAGGTCCTACCCTGTCAGTTGGCCCGTGGCGCACTGAAGCAttactgggccagcccagttCGTTTTCCCTCGTTTCGGCCCATctgctttcccgcctagcccgtTTAATTCAAACACGAATTATTCAATTTAGCAAAATTCAATACTGGCCTTTGTTAgaatttaaatagtttcaaatctacaagtccaaatttggtgattcaaaatgttctagaacccttatgaaatgatctaactaatcccactggtttgaaccctagaacTATTATGGTTTTTGAATAATTAAAATAACAAATCAGAGACTTTTCAgatttcaaataaatttataaaatcaaccattttgaattttgaggtgattccacctctcataattcacatttcacaaactctaatttaatatgtaaaaatatgatatgggttctgtgcatgatcatgggctagaaggaaaatagtggctatgtagtcaatactagcccatttcaactatttcaaattttaggaatttaaatctatgaggtgtagcatctcatttaaatcaccttcccaagtgttatgaagtaatgtgatgacctctagtgcatggtctcatacttgctcaccTGTGGAATTTAAAtcacaatggttatttaaatcacatgagatgatgaatctcatttaaatcatttttctcaaataataagtgtgaagtgttgaccttggtcaacatgtgatcatacatggttatttgaggagattaaatcttaacaagattcaataagagaaaattatttctcccccaaactaaagagaaaccctaatcaacatttcaatgagaggaagttattttcctaacactaaataagaaaaccctagcataattttgggtagcaatgttaagtagtgatgctagatcatatgtgtgagccattaaggctaattaagtctacttaagtgttgtttggtgattgtatcctcgtattctttttagacgctagtaccggagactatccagaggaggaggtattctaccaagaggaaggagaagagaactttgatcaccccaacaatcaaggcaagctattaccaatgcaagctagactaatgcaaagctctacaagagcaaggcaccattactttttacTTATGCAtaatggtcctatcccaagtttttactttacaaactTTACtaaattttatttatcaaagtactttttgattcatgattccctTAGTTTAGTGATGgggtagtacaagagtatcaaacttagcctagagcaatacaagttgcttagcacccctcatgactagttgctagtgctaaactaaaattgactactctagatgggaacttgtgaaaaccaatgactttggaaaccttggaatgatgagtcattctattgaaagattttgaaggtgaatatgacttgtgaatgacttggtgaaatttaccaaaaactgatggttgggttcggatgcgataccattccaattcttaagtatccccacaatacctgaatctgggtaaggcttaactggaaacttatgtattttagtatgggttccctctgaacaagcgtcataggggttatgccgaggctgcctccctcgaaagtgaaatgacgtgaaatgaggtgaatgtcctacccaagccctgtgtagttcccgggttgacggtttgttttcaccgggaggccaagctcatggggagaggtgcctatactagggtatgtaaatgaaaggttaggattggtagttcgcgcactgcgtgcgataaatcagggccagttacccctgacggactattgcaattattgtggcacaagtatacaacctctgcagagtgtaaacctattcgaatagccgcgtccgcggtcatggacagttggaaaggccatactgttccgtcatcagaacttttcgaaaaatatgaatggtgacttgtgaattgaattgaaaggtgactttgactttgagtcACAACTGAGTTGGGGGaaagacactaatgttcccacttgagttaggaaaatgaagaggctttgattattaaagtgtttatgaaataaaactagctttatgcaaatgaaactagagcttagaacccctttaCTATaaatgatagtatttaccttagtattagtttgcgagtactttaaagtactcatggctgtgtccctggctattcaaatggccagactatgaagaggagtatcagaacccggaagaaggacagcaggacgtctacgacaactaggatcactcctgacgtcaacagttgcctgtggaataaatggactactactatgctacttcgcttccgctatgtgttttgtaattgatcaatagatcatctattattgtaatgagactggatcatgtgatcctttgttgtaagacgattatgtgttgtaataaatgatgtgttgtgatatcaatctattatgtctcgcaaaaacaatattcctgggattgcgatgaatggcataataggcatctggacttaaaaatctgggtgttgacaagttggtatcagagccattgtttgaccttaggagaccctagttagaatggacgtctgaaaaacttagtttcaaaaccaatgaagtgaatatttatgaaaacttattctcacccttacccttgagatcttttctAAATAATAAATCCATGTTCTACTTTTCTTGTAATTGcacctaaaattttgcacacttgatcacttcattaacttacttatcctaaattgctcacagatggagtaccaatgtgaGTCCTATCAGATTGGCCAtggaggaaacctgatgttcgagaaggatttgaagcaactagtggagtatttaggacgcccgtatcccgagttcttcggaatacccctcaaccatccatcgggaggaccacctcggtgggaagttactgcagatctgagaggaaagcttggagccccaatatgggaaactatctggttttctgtaacgggaaacacttggaaggatggaatagccaaagccatgcaggaagcaattgcccgtctgtgcggacagaatgagaacaagatcaagaatacccgcttcatttactacccaagacatgaccccatgggaaggccactaaccatgccaccgcacccggagatgaactacTATGTCGCCTGTCTGGACTTCCTGCTGCACAAGACCcgtaaggagttggacaacgcccgccaagcacattacccctgAAGATGAAAAAACCAccatgaagagtagtatcactaaatcacttaagtaggtgtgagtatgtatcaggatccccttgtatcatagagcgatgaatggttcttcaaaccaacggtgtgttagctttgtaatatgtgatgtttggtatgaatgaaaaagtgttgttggttttaccccctcaacactactcaagttttcaagttttgaacttttgaactttaactcaaacaaaccatagaaatttccctcttatcttatcatctacctcaatgatcagatggccccaccaacccgcagcaccaaccaggatgcaatgatgcagatgatccagatgatgatggaagaccgcgaagccgagagagctgaacgacaagccaacattgccgcactgcagcagatagctcagaacaatcaaggacatggaaaccatgatcatcctggatcaaagttgaagaattttcagaacaccaaccctccaatgttcagtaagaccgaagagcccctagatgctgatgactggctccagacaatggagaacaacctggaagttgcgggagttgaagccacagaaaaagtactgtttgccacccactacctgtcaggacctaccagagcctggtggacgagtgcccgtgcaatgaatgcaggacaaatgatgacctgggaagacttcaagctgaagtttagcaagtaccatgtgccccaaggactgattaagaagatgagagacgagttccgggaactcaaacaagggagaatgtccgtggtggaataccgcgacagattcctcactctgtcaaggtacgccccggatgagaccgacaccaacgagaagaggaaggaaagatttctgaacggactgcatgacgagatgcaaaccgtgttagtgaacattccgttcgctgacttggaagtcctggtagactcagccatacagatggaagggaagctgcatcaagccaacgagaaccgcaagcgtagaatgatgaaccagaatggaccccaccatacccagaagcacCGCAACCACTCACctggaggatttaccccaagatacaacaagccaactgctcagagttatcgccccaactacaccaacaacaacggaggacccccgaagcccggaggc includes the following:
- the LOC127326694 gene encoding electron transfer flavoprotein subunit beta, mitochondrial; protein product: MKILVAVKRVVDYAVKVRVRPDRTAVDTASVKMSMNPFCEIAVEEALRLREAGAAAEVIAATVGPAQAADTLRTALAMGADRAVHVLHDPDPARPLLPLAVAKVLRALALQENPGLVILGKQAIDDDCNQTGQMLAALLNWPQGTFASKVIIDKDKQKATVEREVDGGTETICLDLPAVITTDLRLNQPRYATLPNIMKAKSKVIKKVTPAELNVDIRSDMEVVQVDEPPKRKAGVILSSVDELLDKLKNEAHVL
- the LOC127326717 gene encoding uncharacterized protein, whose amino-acid sequence is MESWASWFGSGVTSAFFASLERCSCINLSTDDDDDDLDGEAHDRALILAADSAPSDAAAHKETDGGKEPPLPPV